The DNA segment tttgctttataaataataaatatcataaaattattttaaaaaaccattctttaaaattattttcgaaaaccaTTACCAATACCAACCtttgtgttaaaaaaataattttttattttaaaaaagatgcTATTATAAAACTGTTAATTTAATGAAGGAAATAGTGTAATCCAGTAGGAggaatatttgatgaaaaagagCGAAGAGTGATGGAAATGTTGAAAGAGTGATGTTATGGATTTCCAACTCAAAATAACTTGACGGCGTACGTCCTTTCCCTTCTATCAATCTTCATGCTTTGACCATCCgtatacatttattttattctcctttttttttttttcttcccctcATATTTCatcataattattttgtaattaaaaaaaaaaaaaaaaattggtgttgGAATTTCGAGTTACATGCAGTTGGTGGATTTTGACAGGAAAAGAATTTTGTATTTTGGAGTTTGAATCACATACCACCTCTCATTCCACAACTCCAATCAAATTTTGACATGGGTGACAAAATTTcagatataataattatttttttctaaaaaaaaagtaatgtgttataatattctatttaaaattgatttgaaaatgatttttagtcCGTAAAAAAGTTTCTTTGTAAAAATTAAGGATTTTATAAGCTTTTGAAATTcacatttatataaaagatttatttGAAGTAATTCTCTGGGTGattatttcaaaaatcatttttttgttatataatatattatcgAAATATACAtcgactatttttaaaaaagcttTTAATGGaagtgatatttttaaaatcgtGTTAACTAGAATCATTTCAAACAAAGTCTTAAAActtatttgatagtaattttaagaaatggttttagtttttctaacgcttataaaaaatttcaaattttaaaaaagttgaaagcactttttagaattgttatcaaacaaactcttaataattggaaattatttttgttatacaATTTTAAAGGTGAGAGTTAATTTCTAGTTCACATGAGTtgtgataatgattttattctTTGATAAGGACTTTATTCTATCAATTATAAATGgtgatttattaaatttgtgTGTAGTCATTTAAGATCCTTACTAAATTCAAAATGATAGAAATAGACAATATCATCGTATGtgttataatattatatttagagtcagtttgaaaatgatttaagaATGCGTTTGAAAGTGATTATAGAAAacgtttttattatttttaacatttgataaaaaatttcaaatattaaaaatattaaaaacgttttctagaatcactatTAAACATATTCTAAAAAGAGTTGCAAGTgttttttaaagatttaaaaatatttctttaaagaaATTAAGCATCTAATAGGTTTTtgcaaaaaatgattttaaatagaggattaatttaaaatttatcattgaTGCATAAGCTTTCTTTAAAAGTGGTTTTTAACTAAAGAGTTACTTTAATTATAATCATTTTCAAACGAGCTCTTAATAAAGTTACTCCTGTAATTCATCATCAGTCAAGGAGTAAAAACCGAAAAAGAAAGATTCATAGCAAACCTaagtagattttttttgttactttaaaaaataaaactagaaaaatgATAGACTGAGGAACAAAAAGTAAGAAATGGACAATTTTCAGTtgacaaagaaaacaaaagaaaattgaagaattaggtttcatttttctaaaacatACTCATGAGCACTGGAGGGGCAAAAAGAAAAGGGATGTTGATAGATGTCACTGGTGAGAAGGTGGGGAAGCCATTGCCAATTCCATACAAGCTTTTCTGGTTTGTCCTCTTTAAGTCTTATCCATGACCATGAATTTACCCACACACCCCATTACAGGGAACAAACAGCATCTACTGCTATTCAAATTTTGAACTCCCCCCTCAGCTCAACTCAACTCAACTCAACTCACTCCCTGAAACCAAAGTCCTTCTACCAccagtttctctctctctctctttttttttttaaagggaaaataaattaTGCAGAGCTGGTTATGGGGTTAGAGTCAATTTATAGCAAGAAATATGAATTGTCTCTATGTGAGGGTGAAAATGACATCCCACCCATTGGTCTATGAACTCGAAGGATACAATATATAGCTCACTCATGACGTCCTTTTAGGCCTATTAATTAGTTAATAGGCCATATCTACCTGGATTGGGACATCCCTTTAGGTCAATTAATTATTACATTCATGTGATAATcataaagttaattttttttatattagaccACCTTTTTGTAAACTTGATTATGGGTTTTCTAAGATATCTTAAATAAAGCAGTTGCATGCAAGTTTTTCTATGTATTCATTATGGTTTCCTAGTGGCATGCCAGACATTTATGTTACTATATGGTAGATTTCCTTTCTTATGCCAGACACTCCGGTACATATTAGAGTGGAGTCGTTTGGACAAGCAAAAGCCGCCAATTGAATACCATGGAAGAGCTTTTACATTCAAGGGCACACATTACTTCACTGCATGCCTTATCTTGGATGATAAGGATTATCAACTAGGGTCCCCCAAAGGCTATAAATGACTCAGTCCTGAAAAAGTGAGTATTCTCATCTTTTAGACTCGTTGGGTAAAAATTGGAAGAATGTTATCATATGATCATGGTGAGTTCTGAAGTTCTGTTTTGTGGTTGGTGATGGAAGTTGATCAGAAGTGAAGGGAGATTGAAGTAGCAGGAAAATTTATTTGCCTTTGGTGTTGCAAATGGACCAAAAACTTAATATGGAGGATACAAGTCAATCTGGGAGGGCACGGTTCATGATGATTTGTTTGGTAGGGTTGTAACATAGTTTGACAGGTATGGACCCTACGCTTTTATCTTCCTCTCTTAGTGTCCTCTAGACTACCagataatattttatgtatGATTATGGTTGGATAAAGGTGGGTTTGAATGCTACTAGTGAGTGTTTCACAGTGAGGAATGGAGCTGGAACATGACTCTTTCCCTATCAATGGTCTCCTTGTTGCCCCTCTATAAGAGAGAGCCGTTGATTTTTGGATGGTGTTTGGATATGACACTATAAAGTGAACTTTGCACGCCTAATGCAATTTGCAGAGTTTAATCAATGCTGTCGCGTAATGCGACATAATCTTCGGCCATGATTAAGCCTTGGAGGTGGATACCACTGAATCGCAAGGTGGTCTGCTGGCCATTCTTGTTCCCGGTTAGTGTGAAAGGTTTAGGTTTTAGAGTTTAGGATTTAAAATGACGGGAAAGCATGTTATGAAGTATGAACATGGTATTGTGAATGAGGAGGGGATACAGGCAAAGGTTGAATGAGTTTGAACACCTAATTCTTTTGCCTAATTGTGAGTGGAAAAGGAAGGCAAAGAGGCCAGATGTTTAGTACCAAATCTGGTAAAAGATTTCACCcaactaaaaaaaacataacaccAGAATTCTGGCGAGTCATGATAGATATTGAAACCTAGTTCATAGAGTGGTGGCAAGGTTAACATATGAGGGGCCCTCAATGGAGCAAACCCTAGATGGAGCCTTCTCAGGGTAGCATTACCAGCTGTTTTGGCCGACAATCTCTTTTTCTCTGAACCAATCCAATGCCTTCAAGAAGGGATCATATGGCCTGAAAAGCCAAGACTTTTAGGCTCATCGACAGccttccttctccttctccttctcctcctcctcctcctcctcctcctcctcctccgaACCCGTAGTACAATTTCATTAGGCACATGTCATTTGAAACTCTAGTGCTGATGGCACAACCCTGGACAGCTAAATCACCTGCATCATGGTCACCGTGGCCCCATAGGTGAAGTTCTTAGGGGCAGATGGTGTTCACTGTTCAGAACCCAATTTGAGGTTAACGCTcttcagaaaataaaaagaaagaataaacgATGACAAAGGCAATGGATTAAACCGAATGCACATCAGATttattgtgtgttttttttttgtttttttattaacatggATGATCTCTTGCTTCAAGAATGAAATTTACTCCCAAAATACTATGGAGTTGATGAAGAGGAGTTATTGGGTATCATATGAATCCCATCCAGCAAACAAGTGATATTGCATTTGGCCTACTCGAGGAAATTATAAAACCTTATGCAACCTGCTAGAATTTCTGGATAACAACTGAACTGGCTAAGCCAGCCTGCTCTATCGTCTGGTCCAGATCAGTAAGTTGCTTGGGAGGGAACCCCACTGTTTGCAGTTGATAATCTCTTGGCCCACTGGATCTTGATGCATCAATGAAGTTACGGATGTCTCTGACTGTATGGTGATAGTTGAAACGTGAAATCATTCGTGTACCGTCTGCCAACCTCAGCTGAATTGAGGTTAATGGTAATGTCTCATCTACAACTAGACCCATCGATGGAGCTGGAGCAGTGTTAAAGGGAGTGGCAGGAACAGTTGGGTCAGGGCCTACTGGGTTGCTGCTGCTGCAGCCTAAAGTTCTTCCTACACCCTGGAATGGAGGGTGTGGCTTCTCTGGTTCCTACATGAAAACAAGGCAAGAAAAAAAACGGCagttttattaataataagaaGCACATACACATGGAAAACTGAATAGGAAGAAACAAGGACATACAATGAACTTTTCATTCTTCCTCACAAGATTAACATTGACTGCAGTCCTCCTATCTGCTGGTTCAAACTCTTCAGGCCATTCGGACTTCTTGATGCTCTGCATTAAGAAGTAACCGACCGTAAGGATGCAACATCCCACTAACGGCAAGATGCCGACAGTAAAACAGTTAAACTTCAACTCTGGTTGAACTTGAACCAAAGTAATTTGCATATGTTATGGCATTCAACTTCAACCACACAGGTAACCAAAATAATTCTCTACATTTCATCATGACCAGTGAATACGCCCAGTAACTcgttaaaaaaaaaggaaaaaggaaaaagaaaaaaacatacaaacaaaaaaaaaagggataaatATCACAGCACGTGATGCTCAATGTAGATCTTGGAGCAAACTCTACTGCCAAATCCTGAAGACTCAGGATCATCAATATCAATCCAGAATCCCAGATAGAAGGTTTAGATATTACCTCTAAGAAGGATGCGTTTTCAGGATCATCCAATCTTCGCAGAGGACCATCATCCACAGTGAATCCATTACTCCAAAAAATGATGTTGTGAGTGATAGATGCAGGAGGCTGAGGAGTGGAAGACACTGTCTCTCCTGAGAGTAATCTCCCCATTCCAGTGAAGCTTCTTGAGCTTGAAGATGGGGGAAGATGATCAATGGGCCTTTGCACAGCTCCAGCCTGTCCTGCTTGATTGAAAATGGCATCCACATCATTGGCACTGGAAGGATCTTGGACAAGCATTCCACtgcaaatattttttagtattatttttactGTTAAACAGATAAAGCCTATAGAAATATTTGAAGTCTATCATTGATAGCATCATTATTAGATGTTGAAGACAAGATGAGGTCAATTAATACAAGATGCATTATTTGTTCCATCAGGTTGGTGTAAGAGCCAATTTTCACGAAGATGTAGTTTGTAGTCATGTTAATAGATTCTGAACCAAATTCTAAACATGGTAAGTGGGTTGGAAATGGCAACATACAAGAAACATCAAAATCAACATATCTAACAATTGTATTAAGAAATATATGACAGCAAGTATGCTCTGACTCAAGATGGCAAAGTAATGATATCCTGTATTACCTTCCTAAATAGAAGGATGTCAAGAGGAGAAAGATCAAACTACATGAAGATGCAAAGTCCAAAGAATTGCATCAGAGGTTGCATCACAAATGATAAGTTCACCTACGGCTTATGAAAATTTGTACAGCTGATATAAAGCAATGGTCATCCTAATCCCATGCTTGTATCCCCCTTACCATGATATGCATTGGCAATCCACCAAAACCATGCTAAAAAACAGCCTCAAAGTTGACTGATAAGAACAAGCTTGTCTTGAAGTGTCTCTAGAATAGTTCCAAGCCCTTGGATGAGAGCGAGGCTAATAGTGCCAGCCtacatttaaacaaatattgaaGTGGTCTATGGGTATAACAAAAAATCCTAGATTTTGCCTATCAATTCTAGGTGTTGATACCTAATCCTATACAGGCATGTGGGCCCAGGGAGTATTTGCTTCATGACCATCATAGCACATAGATTACTGACATGCGAATTCATTCTCAGAAATTGCATCAATAGTGGCCCCACTCCTATTTATAGTGTCATCCAATGCCAATACTACCACCTATGCTTCAATTGCTTGGTCAAGCACCCATTAGTTTAATGCCTACAACCACCCTAATGAAACACCCTCCTATCCTCCTGCTAAGTATTGCAAGGTAGTGCCTACAACCGTCTTGTGACAACTGCAACGTCAAGGCCCCTGCCAATGATGCAAAGAAACTACCAATAACCCACATACTGTTGTAACTATCTTGCCTTTGCTCTGCTAGGGCTGCTGTTACTCCTACTTTGATGATAGATATTCATTCTAGGTGGTGATAGCTATTGTCCAATTGAAACATGTATCTAGGGACATTCACCGCTTGACTATCAtgacatataaaattaattacacATGAATACTATTGGAAGTCATGTCATTAGTAGGCCAACTCCTATTATAGTCTCACCCATTGCCAATATTAGTACCTATTGCTTCAATTGCTCATTCAAGCACTCATTAGTTTAGTGCCTACCACCACTCTAATGAACATACTTCAATCTTCCTGCTAGATATTGCAACATGGTCTCTACACCTGTCTTGTTAAAACTGCAATATACTCCTGCCAATACTGCGAcaaaacaccattttttttttttttgatagacaataaaaatttgatagatAAGCGGTAAATAAGCAGTATGCCAACCACCTATACCAACAAAGgcaaaatgcaaaaaataattCCCTTCGTCAACAAGAtcccaaccaatctacaaaatcaattaaacaCATCTAGTTTTCTTCTATGCACAACCTATTCCTATCCCACATATTGTTGTAAGTTTGTAACTACAATGTGGTCACTCTGCTCGTGTTATACCACTACTGCTACTTTGCTAGTGAAGAAAGGAGAcacatgaaataaattcattgtaGGATTGATGCATTTGCATCATGGAGAGAATGAAGAAGGATCACCCCAAACATGCTAGGTTAGGCAATTGTATGTCACTTTGTTTCCTCTACTTGTTATTACATTAATCCCTCCTCGCCTCATTGAGAGAGTAACTCAAAATGGTTGTCTCTGCATCCTTCCCAGAGAGCATCATGTAAGCATGACCCCATCTTATAAAAGATATTGCCTCACTCCTCTTGAAGGTGCCTAGTAAGATAATACCTAGATGTTTCATGTCTGTCTAAGTCAAGAGTATGGGGAACTAATTGGACATGATGCTCCTTTTGGTGATTCCACGCAGTCTGACCATCAAGTATTTGGGATATGACTTAAGTTAGAGGTTACTGAGGTGGGAATAACACAAACACAAATGGGGTTATTTCTGCCAAATCAGGGAAGTTGGAGATTACTTATTGTTGTTACCACATTTTTGGCCAAAAGGGTCAACTAGTTGTAAGTGAGTTGTCATTTTATTGGTTAAAATATTTCACCTTCATTTACCCTTTAAAAGGCCTTTAGAATAGGCATAAAGGGTcatcatttcaaaaaataaaagattttctcTAAATTTGAACCTTCATAAGTTCACTCATTGAATTCTCCACTTGAGGCCTTTAGAGTGGTATTGCTAGCCTCTCCAACCACTTTTCTCCTCTCACTTTGCTTTGTCTTTTCTCAATTTGGAACACCTCAACATTACCTGGTCTACCTCATCTAACAAAGATACTAGCATAAAACTAGACAAGGAACAAAAATTGCTAATtattgtgtgtatatatatatatatatatatataaatacaaattataaataagagttaaaaaaaaaacaagatccCAAGCCAAAGAGAGTAAGTTAGAAGAATCTTTTCTCAAAGAGGCGGGGAAGGAATATAGCGAAACATAGATTTATATTAATCAGCCCAACTTACACTTTTCAAGCCTAGTGTGAAGCAAAGGGATTGGATTTGGGAAATAAGAATGGAACCATAGGCTCCTATGCTGGAAGCATTTCAGGGTATAGGTCTAACCACCTTAATTCCTGTTTCTGGCCAAAGAAAATATCTgtcattggaaaaaaaaattagatctTAAATATTGTTagaaaaggattttttttttttaaagatatcaaCTTCTTTTGCTGGGTTGTTACAAACCACATTACATGGGTTTAGGTATGGGTGTTGGGTGCAAGTATGCGTCTAAGCGTCTGATTACATCTCAAATTTTAGGATATGAGGACTCAGCTGAAAAATGATCTTCAATGGTACttggatatgatataataaagggaaaaaacCAATTAAAAGTCAATTAGAAGCAAAAAAACCAGCATATctttgaaaacaacaaaattctctttctttctctattatcctcattttttaaaaagaaataaaaaagaaaaaacagtaAATATCCAAAGCAAAATAAAAGCATCCTAAAAGGATCCCCACACTCACACCCATAACACTCTTGTCATATTGTCTCGACACTGGTATGTTGGGTGAAGTTGAAGAGCCTGGGTATGACAGGTTAACAAAAAACCTGGAAGAAAAATTAGATAGGATgaaaattgggaaaaaaaattatacattttgaAACTCATcatcttatatatatttaaaaaaaaaaaaaaaaggagttacCTTATGAGAAGAGGAGGAAAACTTAATCTCaaactttgtttttgtttccttttgttttccttcttttcttttctttattactTTATCCTTTCTCCTATAGTTTATGTAAACACAAGAAGCCTAAGAAGATAAAATTATAGCAGGATAATGCAAACCAAAGGATGTGCATTGCACATGCCCAACAATGCAGGATGATGCAAACCAAAAGAAGCCTATAATTTCACTTGAAAAGATGATCTACACTGTCTCCCATGGTTTATGTAAACCAAAACAAGCCTAAGAAGATAAAAGTATTGGACTAAAATATAACCATGATGCACCTATATTTTCACTTAATGGATGACCTGTTCCTGGGCTTCATATGGCACTCTTAGCACCCTGCACATAGATTCAGGGTATCCAACTGGGGCAAATCAGCCCAGCCCAGGCCAGTCCCACTGAGGAGTCTAATCCAAATGATGTACATTGCACATGCCCAACAATGCGCTCTGGACCACTCTGTTCGCTTCATTCAAGCTTGGGGTAACTTCATGCCCATGATCAGCATTGTTTCCTCATCTCCCCTGGCAGAACACTGTCCGGTGCCCAAGCAAGCACCAGGCAGAGCAGGTGGAGTAACTCCAACCCAACAAGGATTCTTCTAGAAGCTGCGGTAGATGGCAGTTGAAATATCTCTGACAAAGACAGAAATTGTTTTAACTGCCTAACCTTGAAGTTAGGAACCTAACGTGAAGTGAGTTGCAGACGCTCAAGCTATAAAACAAAACTGAACCAAAAACTG comes from the Vitis vinifera cultivar Pinot Noir 40024 chromosome 12, ASM3070453v1 genome and includes:
- the LOC100243031 gene encoding plant UBX domain-containing protein 4; this encodes MDDGAKEAKEKESQLIDAFLEISSSSRSVAVFFLESHNWDLDAALSAFLDNDSAHRSPSPAPAPAPAHSPSPSHSPPASASASASPSQSQSQSEDQSSPSRSRSPSPGPTRPRDPYQLRSRKAMASSASGRKVPPRGRGGIRTLSDLNRTAGDGSDSDSDGQEYYTGGEKSGMLVQDPSSANDVDAIFNQAGQAGAVQRPIDHLPPSSSSRSFTGMGRLLSGETVSSTPQPPASITHNIIFWSNGFTVDDGPLRRLDDPENASFLESIKKSEWPEEFEPADRRTAVNVNLVRKNEKFIEPEKPHPPFQGVGRTLGCSSSNPVGPDPTVPATPFNTAPAPSMGLVVDETLPLTSIQLRLADGTRMISRFNYHHTVRDIRNFIDASRSSGPRDYQLQTVGFPPKQLTDLDQTIEQAGLASSVVIQKF